A region from the Candidatus Thiothrix putei genome encodes:
- a CDS encoding proton-conducting transporter membrane subunit — translation MVSALSIIALGLGSAFLLGLLPDTWRKLAYGITLAALAAMAWIAASWLWHFSVTGAMAVEIFTAGTAPPFAINLRIGMTEAALVALVTLTGLHAAFYLRDTLFKHGRRAMAVLLILIMALCGVIMTRDLFNLFVFMELVVIASAGLVLLSADQRALGAGIKYLIVAQLVSILLLIGIIFAYHATGTLNIDGMAAAQADLFKGGALAFFLMLMAVLAELKPFPANGWGLDIYESAHPAFAALFSAATGAATVYAADKLLLIGGAQWLPLASAIGIMTFVVANIFALVQDNDRRLLGYSSVAQVGLILTVIGQRDLLGEQYYFVAGGILLAHAVAKAGLFWLSGLVAARGLGDWAALRGHPVLVFAFVTFIALLVGLPPFPGFYAKWELAHALAANGQLWLLGLILFGALLEAAYLFRWFGYVLKREQPQAGLLLQAIKEDVALSTVVVAWLLAYLWGELSGQGNLLHAIPLLFALLFLPLDWLPAKLKNGLAIAGLVGWFYLHYPSYDELQLIFAAVMLPGGAIILLASFQTQQRRVGFYPAAMLMFAGLAMLIEAKTSFAFFAAWELLTVGSYFLILRGKHSEPHALSYIVFSLGGAFLMLAGFALAAQGVPDFKIAALAQVAEPFAPWVFALLAIGFMTKTAAVGVHIWLPGAHAEAETDVSPLVSGILLKAGLFGLFVLLMTMGKQQLYGVELTHVMLWIGAISALIGNLLAIFQEDAKRLLAYSSIGQMGYALFGLAMMNHLGWLMALMFVINHYIYKSMLFLSVGGVAKRTGTRDMYRMGGLITLMPLSFIATMIGIIAVSGVPPLSGFGGRWIFYNAIMTAEYRLPMVIIFLAGPIAFLYLFRLIHTIFLGQLKDELRTVKEAPFWIVLPQMIFVVALLVFALVPGMALRHVDAYLAPFFGGQSGLDWAGLTITSEFGYWSPVSIMLVIGVIFATLFAWLLFVNRRAQPVKQFNIVFAGERPFRPETTHFAWNFFAPYRKALGFLTQPLVTIFWETLTELLHSAADILRRMYTGNGQTYAIHLLAFVIIVYLLWMGGL, via the coding sequence ATGGTAAGCGCACTCTCTATTATTGCTCTCGGTCTTGGCTCTGCTTTTCTGCTGGGGCTGTTACCGGACACTTGGCGCAAGCTGGCTTATGGCATCACCCTTGCCGCACTAGCTGCAATGGCGTGGATTGCCGCAAGCTGGTTATGGCACTTTAGCGTGACGGGTGCAATGGCGGTGGAAATCTTCACGGCAGGAACCGCGCCCCCGTTTGCGATTAACTTGCGGATAGGCATGACGGAAGCGGCTTTGGTAGCACTGGTGACATTAACCGGATTACACGCGGCATTTTACCTGCGCGATACCCTGTTTAAGCACGGGCGGCGGGCAATGGCGGTATTGCTGATTCTGATCATGGCACTGTGTGGCGTGATTATGACCCGCGATTTATTCAACCTGTTTGTGTTTATGGAATTGGTGGTCATTGCTTCGGCGGGTTTGGTATTGCTCTCGGCGGATCAACGCGCTTTAGGAGCAGGCATTAAATACCTGATCGTGGCGCAACTGGTGTCAATTTTATTGCTGATCGGGATTATTTTTGCCTACCACGCCACCGGCACACTCAACATCGACGGCATGGCAGCGGCGCAAGCCGACCTGTTCAAAGGCGGGGCGTTGGCGTTTTTCCTGATGTTGATGGCGGTGCTGGCAGAGTTGAAACCCTTCCCTGCCAACGGTTGGGGGCTGGACATTTATGAATCGGCACACCCTGCATTTGCGGCACTGTTTTCGGCAGCAACCGGGGCGGCAACCGTGTATGCGGCGGACAAACTGTTGCTGATTGGCGGGGCGCAGTGGTTGCCACTGGCAAGTGCCATCGGGATTATGACCTTTGTGGTTGCCAATATTTTTGCCTTGGTGCAAGACAATGACCGGCGGTTGCTGGGCTATTCCTCGGTAGCACAGGTGGGGTTGATCCTGACGGTAATCGGGCAGCGCGATTTGCTGGGGGAACAGTATTATTTTGTGGCAGGCGGTATCTTGCTGGCTCATGCAGTTGCCAAGGCGGGGCTATTCTGGCTTTCCGGGTTGGTAGCAGCGCGAGGCTTGGGTGACTGGGCGGCGTTGCGCGGGCATCCGGTGCTGGTGTTTGCGTTTGTCACCTTTATTGCGTTGTTGGTGGGTTTGCCGCCCTTCCCCGGCTTTTATGCCAAGTGGGAACTGGCGCACGCGCTGGCAGCAAACGGGCAATTGTGGTTGTTGGGGCTGATCCTGTTCGGGGCATTGCTGGAAGCGGCGTATTTGTTCCGCTGGTTTGGCTACGTGCTTAAACGTGAACAGCCGCAAGCGGGTTTGTTGCTGCAAGCCATCAAGGAAGATGTTGCCTTGAGTACGGTGGTGGTTGCGTGGTTATTGGCTTATCTGTGGGGCGAACTCTCCGGGCAAGGTAATCTGTTGCACGCCATCCCTTTGTTGTTTGCGCTGCTGTTTTTGCCGCTGGACTGGCTACCTGCCAAGCTCAAAAACGGGTTGGCGATTGCTGGGCTGGTCGGTTGGTTTTACCTGCATTACCCCAGTTACGATGAGCTGCAATTGATTTTTGCAGCGGTGATGTTGCCGGGTGGCGCGATTATTTTGCTGGCAAGTTTCCAAACGCAGCAACGGCGGGTGGGGTTCTACCCGGCAGCAATGCTGATGTTTGCGGGCTTGGCGATGTTGATTGAAGCCAAAACCTCGTTTGCATTTTTTGCGGCGTGGGAATTGCTGACGGTGGGTTCTTATTTCCTGATTCTGCGCGGCAAGCATTCTGAACCACACGCGCTGTCGTACATTGTGTTCTCGCTGGGCGGGGCATTCCTGATGCTGGCGGGGTTTGCACTGGCGGCGCAAGGTGTGCCGGACTTTAAGATCGCGGCCTTGGCACAGGTAGCAGAACCGTTTGCACCGTGGGTATTTGCGCTGCTGGCGATTGGTTTCATGACCAAAACGGCGGCGGTGGGTGTGCATATCTGGTTGCCCGGCGCACATGCCGAGGCAGAAACCGATGTGTCGCCACTGGTGTCCGGTATTTTGCTGAAGGCAGGGCTGTTCGGGCTGTTCGTATTGCTAATGACGATGGGCAAGCAGCAATTGTACGGGGTGGAACTCACCCACGTGATGCTGTGGATTGGCGCGATTTCGGCACTGATTGGGAACTTGCTGGCGATTTTTCAGGAAGACGCGAAACGCTTGCTGGCTTATTCTTCCATCGGGCAAATGGGCTACGCGCTGTTTGGGCTGGCAATGATGAATCATCTGGGCTGGCTGATGGCCTTGATGTTTGTCATTAACCATTACATTTACAAGTCGATGCTGTTCCTGTCAGTGGGCGGGGTTGCCAAACGTACCGGCACGCGGGATATGTACCGCATGGGTGGGCTGATTACGCTGATGCCACTGTCGTTCATTGCCACTATGATCGGGATTATTGCGGTGTCGGGTGTGCCGCCGCTGTCCGGGTTTGGCGGACGCTGGATTTTCTACAATGCGATTATGACGGCGGAATACCGTTTGCCGATGGTGATTATTTTCCTCGCGGGGCCGATTGCGTTCCTGTACCTGTTCCGCTTGATTCACACCATTTTCCTGGGGCAGTTGAAAGATGAATTGCGCACCGTGAAAGAAGCACCGTTCTGGATTGTGTTGCCGCAGATGATTTTTGTGGTTGCCTTGTTGGTGTTCGCGCTGGTTCCGGGCATGGCCTTGCGGCATGTGGATGCTTACCTTGCGCCGTTCTTTGGCGGGCAAAGCGGGCTGGATTGGGCAGGGTTGACCATTACCAGCGAATTCGGTTACTGGAGTCCGGTGTCGATCATGCTGGTGATCGGGGTGATTTTTGCCACGCTGTTTGCTTGGTTGCTGTTCGTCAACCGCAGGGCGCAGCCGGTGAAGCAGTTCAATATTGTGTTTGCCGGTGAACGCCCGTTCCGCCCGGAAACGACCCATTTTGCCTGGAACTTCTTCGCACCGTACCGCAAGGCATTGGGCTTTTTGACCCAACCGCTGGTCACGATTTTTTGGGAAACCCTCACGGAATTGCTGCATTCGGCGGCAGACATTTTACGGCGGATGTATACCGGGAATGGGCAGACTTACGCCATTCACCTGCTCGCCTTTGTGATTATCGTCTACCTGTTGTGGATGGGGGGCTTGTGA
- a CDS encoding NADH-quinone oxidoreductase subunit H, producing the protein MRIPWALLTLFIVINYGLLMTALVQKIGARVGRRHGIPLWQNYIDMLKNYALRTSITHGVMFYLGPVFRLSGGVGLLLFVPSIYGSEMFANFSFAGDLILALYFVFFGTLGMALGAAESGHPYSAIGITRGLSQMTAAELPFALAVFAVALQYQTLSVTEIVAAQQGGVLHWTLFTNPLAVAAAMMSFLGSMMRPPFDVVLAPQEIPIGPPTEYHSSFLAMMQTNRALFPVAKIVVYMNLFFGGAGSWPEFFLKVFLIYMVSAFVGVVFPRFRVEQSIRWFLIWAVPLGILAVVLV; encoded by the coding sequence ATGAGAATCCCCTGGGCGTTGCTGACATTGTTTATTGTCATCAACTACGGCTTGCTAATGACGGCTTTGGTGCAAAAAATCGGCGCACGGGTGGGGCGGCGGCATGGCATCCCCCTTTGGCAAAACTACATTGATATGCTGAAGAACTATGCGCTGCGTACCTCCATTACCCACGGGGTGATGTTCTATCTGGGGCCGGTGTTCCGGCTGTCCGGCGGGGTGGGCTTGTTGCTGTTTGTGCCGAGCATTTACGGCTCAGAAATGTTTGCCAACTTTTCGTTTGCAGGCGATTTGATTCTCGCGCTGTATTTTGTGTTCTTTGGCACGCTGGGCATGGCATTGGGTGCGGCAGAAAGCGGGCATCCCTATTCCGCTATAGGCATTACCCGTGGCTTGTCGCAGATGACGGCGGCGGAATTGCCGTTTGCACTGGCGGTGTTTGCGGTAGCCTTGCAATACCAAACGCTTTCCGTGACCGAAATTGTAGCGGCACAACAAGGTGGGGTGTTGCACTGGACATTGTTTACCAATCCATTAGCGGTGGCGGCAGCAATGATGTCGTTCCTTGGCTCGATGATGCGCCCGCCGTTTGACGTGGTACTTGCGCCGCAGGAAATTCCCATTGGCCCGCCGACCGAATACCATTCCTCGTTTCTGGCGATGATGCAGACCAACCGGGCGTTGTTCCCAGTCGCCAAGATCGTGGTGTACATGAACCTGTTTTTTGGCGGGGCGGGAAGCTGGCCGGAATTTTTCCTCAAGGTATTCCTGATTTACATGGTGTCGGCGTTTGTCGGGGTAGTATTCCCGCGTTTCCGGGTGGAACAGTCGATCCGCTGGTTTTTAATCTGGGCAGTGCCGTTGGGCATCCTCGCCGTGGTACTGGTGTAA
- a CDS encoding NADH-quinone oxidoreductase subunit B family protein, with the protein MKEELLKRIVKTPDGQEIEIDPLRDYYCEAGPTVQPPAYTAIIEKLFNWARSESLWILGFGTGCGAIEMRPLMTPRFDAYRYGIQWRPTPRQSNLFVISGYLSVKTLKRVIRSYEQMQGPKYVVGLGSCTINGGMYWDSYNTIKRLDDYLPVDVYIAGCMPRPEALLAGFEELKKIIRAGKAEGANQYAANFDWYKANQKSVIHDWDMPDYNW; encoded by the coding sequence ATGAAAGAAGAATTACTCAAACGCATTGTAAAAACGCCGGATGGTCAGGAAATCGAAATTGACCCGCTACGCGATTATTACTGCGAAGCAGGCCCTACGGTGCAACCGCCTGCGTACACCGCGATTATTGAAAAGCTGTTTAACTGGGCGCGTTCCGAATCGTTGTGGATTTTGGGCTTTGGCACGGGTTGCGGAGCGATCGAAATGCGCCCGTTAATGACACCGCGTTTTGATGCTTACCGTTATGGCATTCAGTGGCGGCCTACACCGCGCCAGTCCAATCTGTTTGTGATTTCTGGCTATTTGTCGGTGAAAACCCTCAAGCGCGTGATCCGCTCCTACGAGCAGATGCAAGGGCCGAAATACGTGGTGGGGTTGGGGTCTTGCACCATTAACGGCGGTATGTATTGGGATTCCTACAACACCATCAAACGGCTGGATGATTATTTGCCGGTGGATGTGTATATCGCGGGCTGTATGCCGCGCCCGGAAGCCTTGCTGGCAGGGTTTGAGGAACTGAAAAAAATCATCCGCGCTGGCAAAGCCGAAGGCGCGAACCAATACGCCGCCAACTTTGACTGGTACAAAGCCAACCAGAAAAGCGTCATCCACGACTGGGACATGCCGGACTATAACTGGTGA
- a CDS encoding NADH-quinone oxidoreductase subunit C, whose protein sequence is MQQLYDTLTQRFSLGEFTRQRADLAFITVEAVRLHALLRHLRDQEGFTHLVLLTAVDWLEDGQFQLTYLLNNRSKCQDLGLRVLIARDNASMESIHDLWAAAATYQRELREMFGIDFPGSPRLMDDFILEGWNAAPPYRRDFDTLEYARATYRERPGRETRDPAAHMKQQLYGDKGDV, encoded by the coding sequence ATGCAGCAACTTTACGACACCCTCACACAACGTTTCTCACTGGGCGAATTCACCCGGCAACGCGCCGACCTCGCCTTTATCACGGTGGAAGCGGTACGCCTGCACGCCCTGTTACGGCATTTGCGTGATCAGGAAGGTTTCACCCATCTGGTGCTGTTAACGGCGGTGGATTGGCTGGAAGACGGGCAATTCCAACTCACTTACCTGCTCAACAATCGCAGCAAGTGTCAGGATTTGGGCTTGCGGGTATTGATTGCCCGCGACAACGCCAGCATGGAAAGCATCCACGACCTGTGGGCAGCCGCAGCGACTTACCAACGTGAATTGCGCGAAATGTTCGGCATCGACTTCCCCGGTAGCCCACGCCTGATGGACGATTTCATTCTGGAAGGCTGGAATGCCGCCCCGCCCTACCGCCGTGATTTCGATACCCTCGAATACGCACGCGCCACTTACCGCGAACGCCCCGGACGCGAAACCCGTGACCCGGCAGCGCACATGAAACAACAACTGTACGGGGACAAAGGCGATGTTTGA
- a CDS encoding NADH-quinone oxidoreductase subunit D: MFELDRSQYPQKKADGTLDIDLTSGKYLKLWQGPQHPGITGNMAIELTVCGDEVVDATTHVGYLHRGFEKLMERRTFMQCFPIVCRICVPEPDFNEYCYAAAVEELAGLEIPELAHWIRTLILEMGRVNSYLMYLGGQAGAFGQGVIGQWTTYVRDLMLDRFEELTGARIYHMFIIPGGVRDNLPDGFAGRMEETLREIESVLADVDRVMFHNAVFKKRAVGVGVIDSAWLDSYGITGPNARAAGVAKDVRKDQPYLVYPELDFEAVTGKDSDIYTRADVRRRDLLLSLDLIRQILSRLPKTGAVMTKLPNVLHWKIPRGETYIRGECSRGEYGYYLVTDGSGYPRRVNVRGPSYTHSIALFERMVINANISDVAALLVSLHTYPPEIER; the protein is encoded by the coding sequence ATGTTTGAGTTAGACCGCAGCCAGTACCCGCAGAAAAAAGCCGACGGCACACTGGACATTGATCTCACTTCCGGTAAATACCTGAAACTGTGGCAAGGCCCGCAACACCCCGGCATTACCGGCAATATGGCGATTGAACTGACCGTGTGCGGCGACGAAGTGGTGGACGCAACCACCCACGTCGGCTATTTGCATCGCGGCTTTGAAAAGCTGATGGAACGCCGCACCTTCATGCAGTGCTTTCCGATTGTGTGCCGCATTTGCGTCCCCGAACCCGATTTCAACGAATACTGTTACGCCGCTGCCGTGGAAGAACTCGCCGGGCTGGAAATCCCCGAACTGGCGCACTGGATCCGTACCCTGATTCTGGAAATGGGGCGCGTCAACAGCTACCTGATGTACCTCGGCGGGCAAGCCGGTGCCTTCGGGCAAGGCGTGATCGGGCAATGGACAACGTATGTGCGTGACCTGATGCTCGACCGTTTCGAGGAACTGACTGGCGCACGTATTTACCACATGTTCATTATCCCCGGCGGGGTGCGCGATAACCTGCCAGACGGGTTTGCGGGGCGCATGGAAGAAACCTTGCGCGAAATCGAAAGTGTGCTGGCGGATGTGGATCGGGTCATGTTCCACAATGCCGTGTTCAAGAAACGTGCGGTTGGCGTGGGCGTGATTGATAGCGCATGGCTCGACAGTTACGGCATTACCGGCCCGAATGCCCGCGCAGCCGGAGTCGCCAAAGACGTGCGCAAAGACCAGCCTTATCTGGTTTACCCCGAACTCGACTTTGAAGCGGTAACGGGTAAGGATTCCGACATTTACACCCGTGCGGATGTGCGCCGCCGTGACTTGTTACTGTCGCTGGATCTGATCCGGCAAATCTTGAGCAGACTGCCTAAAACGGGCGCGGTGATGACCAAGTTACCCAACGTATTGCACTGGAAAATCCCGCGCGGTGAAACCTATATCCGTGGCGAATGTTCACGCGGCGAATACGGTTATTACCTCGTCACCGATGGCAGCGGCTACCCGCGCCGGGTGAATGTACGCGGGCCGTCTTACACGCATTCGATTGCGCTGTTTGAACGCATGGTCATCAACGCCAATATTTCTGATGTTGCCGCTTTGCTGGTGTCGCTGCACACCTACCCGCCGGAGATCGAACGATGA
- a CDS encoding FAD-dependent oxidoreductase: MSISDVLSPFTAWKNLFRDPVTIKDPLNDRPGAARYRGFHKNDMDKCIGCGTCETICQNGAIDMLPVDGILAVQGDSGLRPRIDYGRCCWCALCVDVCMTGSLTMSNEYKWVESDPDLFRFTPGVDKKYWDNAELGYQRHDEKHLMPLAREEMPELHPEARLDSFVEIVKGYSIEQAKLEADRCVSCGLCIATCPAHMAIPDYIKAVRDGDYERGVQLLYATNPFSQVCGRVCTHRCEDSCAARHEGDPIAIRWLKRHIIDQVPQEKVIELIGKPAASTGKTVAIIGAGPAGLTAAFDLARLGHAVTVYEAQAAGGGMTRYGIPEYRLPYDALDKDIAVITAMGVEIKYNQRVGTDIAMQQLQSDYDAVVLAIGLHQGRSTRIPGSEHPQVRKAVDLLRQITAGETIDVPKSMVVIGGGNVAMDIARSMARLQLQHYGEIRVTLTALEDKAHFLADPVEIKESLEEQINILDSRGPQACVIDDNGKLLGLKTWKVLSIFDAERRFAPKYDPTDEQLHEGEMIVEAIGQMADVSLLGDALTERLEWNRGRIQIDPNGRTSENWLWSAGDCVKGPDVINAVADGHRVATSIHRALTPQEATA; this comes from the coding sequence ATGAGTATCAGTGATGTACTGTCCCCGTTTACCGCTTGGAAAAACCTGTTCCGCGACCCGGTAACGATCAAAGACCCGCTCAATGACCGCCCCGGTGCGGCGCGTTATCGCGGCTTCCACAAGAATGACATGGACAAGTGCATCGGCTGCGGAACCTGCGAAACCATTTGCCAAAACGGTGCGATTGACATGCTACCCGTAGATGGCATTCTGGCGGTGCAAGGTGATTCCGGCTTGCGCCCGCGCATCGACTACGGGCGGTGCTGCTGGTGTGCGCTGTGTGTGGATGTATGCATGACCGGCTCGCTCACCATGTCCAATGAATACAAATGGGTGGAAAGCGACCCCGACCTGTTCCGCTTTACCCCCGGCGTGGACAAAAAATATTGGGACAATGCCGAACTCGGCTACCAGCGTCATGATGAAAAGCATCTGATGCCCCTGGCACGCGAGGAAATGCCGGAACTGCACCCGGAAGCGCGGCTGGATTCGTTTGTCGAAATCGTCAAAGGTTACAGCATCGAACAGGCCAAACTGGAAGCCGACCGTTGCGTATCTTGCGGCTTGTGCATTGCCACCTGCCCCGCGCACATGGCGATTCCCGACTACATCAAGGCGGTGCGGGACGGCGATTACGAACGCGGTGTGCAATTGCTGTACGCAACCAACCCGTTTTCGCAAGTGTGCGGGCGGGTGTGTACTCACCGTTGCGAAGATTCGTGTGCGGCACGGCACGAAGGCGATCCGATTGCCATCCGCTGGCTCAAACGCCACATCATTGACCAAGTGCCGCAAGAAAAAGTCATTGAATTGATTGGCAAACCGGCAGCGTCGACGGGCAAAACAGTTGCCATTATTGGGGCGGGGCCTGCGGGTTTGACGGCGGCATTTGACCTCGCCCGTCTGGGTCACGCGGTCACTGTCTATGAAGCGCAAGCGGCTGGCGGCGGCATGACGCGCTACGGCATCCCCGAATACCGTTTGCCTTACGACGCGCTGGACAAGGATATTGCTGTCATCACCGCAATGGGTGTCGAGATTAAATACAACCAGCGGGTCGGAACGGACATTGCCATGCAGCAACTGCAAAGCGATTATGACGCGGTAGTGCTGGCAATCGGCTTGCATCAAGGGCGTTCCACCCGCATTCCCGGTTCTGAGCATCCGCAAGTGCGCAAAGCGGTTGACCTGTTGCGCCAGATTACCGCTGGCGAAACCATTGACGTACCCAAATCCATGGTCGTGATCGGCGGCGGCAACGTGGCGATGGACATTGCCCGCAGCATGGCACGCCTGCAATTGCAGCACTACGGCGAAATCCGTGTCACCCTGACCGCACTGGAAGACAAGGCACATTTCCTCGCCGATCCGGTGGAAATCAAGGAATCGCTGGAAGAGCAAATCAACATCCTCGACAGCCGAGGCCCGCAAGCCTGTGTGATCGACGACAATGGCAAGCTGCTCGGCTTAAAAACCTGGAAAGTCTTGTCGATATTCGACGCGGAACGCCGCTTCGCCCCAAAATACGACCCGACAGACGAGCAACTCCACGAAGGCGAAATGATCGTCGAAGCCATCGGACAAATGGCCGATGTCAGCCTGCTCGGCGATGCACTTACCGAACGGCTGGAATGGAACCGTGGACGCATCCAAATTGACCCGAACGGACGCACCTCCGAAAACTGGCTGTGGTCAGCAGGCGATTGCGTCAAAGGCCCGGATGTCATCAACGCCGTTGCCGACGGACACCGCGTCGCCACCAGCATCCACCGCGCCCTTACCCCACAGGAGGCAACCGCATGA
- a CDS encoding ferritin family protein: protein MSEASIQRLQSKTTLKEILEVATEFERTARDFYTDLIPKVHKSIRYLVEELAAEEQGHYDLFTQMAARDDLEQQLKAEVERPASDHKFSDCIHLPDLGEQPDDQAVLQYALRREHAAMEQYHALAQGTEAGPIHDLFLYLANEETKHKNELEKLYYATVHSGGV from the coding sequence ATGAGCGAAGCCAGCATCCAACGGCTGCAAAGCAAAACCACCCTCAAGGAAATCTTGGAAGTGGCGACCGAGTTTGAACGCACTGCCCGCGATTTCTACACCGACCTGATCCCCAAGGTACACAAAAGTATCCGCTATCTGGTGGAAGAACTGGCGGCTGAGGAACAAGGCCATTACGACCTGTTTACCCAAATGGCAGCGCGTGACGATCTGGAACAGCAGCTCAAAGCCGAAGTGGAACGGCCTGCCAGTGACCACAAGTTTTCCGACTGCATCCACCTGCCCGACCTTGGCGAACAGCCGGACGATCAGGCGGTGTTACAGTATGCGTTGCGGCGCGAACATGCAGCGATGGAGCAATACCATGCCTTGGCACAAGGCACGGAAGCGGGGCCGATTCACGACCTGTTCCTGTACCTTGCGAATGAAGAAACCAAGCATAAAAATGAGCTGGAAAAACTGTACTACGCGACGGTGCATAGTGGCGGGGTGTGA
- a CDS encoding YceI family protein, producing the protein MADWVLDNTQSALYFVSIKKDHIAETHTFKTLSGAITKAGQGSLNIDLASVSTNIDIRDQRMREQLFDTKKFAMASVSVDLSKTGVKPGIQTVNVTLDLHGVKKEIPATVAITEVGNTVQVTTVAPIVLNAADFDLAAGVTALREIAELSSISNAVPVTFFLSFVKPAEAKAPPNPA; encoded by the coding sequence ATGGCAGATTGGGTACTCGACAATACGCAATCGGCGCTGTATTTCGTCTCCATTAAGAAAGACCATATTGCCGAAACTCACACCTTTAAAACGCTCTCTGGTGCGATTACCAAAGCGGGGCAAGGTTCTTTGAACATTGATTTGGCAAGCGTCAGCACCAATATCGACATCCGCGATCAACGAATGCGCGAACAATTGTTCGATACCAAAAAGTTTGCTATGGCAAGCGTTAGTGTGGACTTGAGCAAAACTGGCGTAAAACCGGGCATCCAAACCGTTAACGTCACATTGGATTTGCATGGCGTGAAAAAGGAAATACCTGCCACCGTTGCCATCACCGAAGTCGGCAACACCGTGCAAGTGACCACTGTTGCCCCGATTGTGTTGAATGCGGCGGATTTTGACCTAGCTGCTGGTGTCACTGCCTTGCGCGAAATTGCGGAACTCTCCAGCATCAGCAATGCCGTGCCTGTCACTTTTTTCCTGAGTTTTGTGAAACCGGCTGAAGCTAAAGCGCCACCAAACCCCGCGTAA
- a CDS encoding PqiC family protein, with amino-acid sequence MKRWFVCGILVMLSACSSTPTQYHTLSTDMGSAAVPVVTASIKSVGVGPITLPTLLDREGMVIRKDATTLEVSDTHLWGGQLEDEFQRTLAQQLQSRLPATRVQTVPWELSQTPQYQVVVKLDQFDGTPGGKAWLRGVWQLQAGNDGKILATEPVMLTRQTPEAGVTGLVKAQSGLLADLANQITRGLVAL; translated from the coding sequence ATGAAACGATGGTTTGTTTGCGGGATATTGGTGATGTTGAGCGCTTGTTCAAGCACCCCGACGCAATATCACACGCTATCAACGGATATGGGGAGTGCAGCCGTGCCGGTGGTGACAGCATCCATTAAGAGCGTGGGTGTAGGCCCGATTACCTTGCCCACTTTGCTGGATCGCGAGGGCATGGTGATTCGCAAAGATGCGACGACTTTGGAGGTATCTGACACGCACTTATGGGGCGGGCAGTTGGAAGATGAATTCCAACGCACCTTAGCCCAACAGTTGCAAAGTCGTTTGCCTGCCACACGGGTGCAAACCGTGCCTTGGGAACTCAGTCAAACACCGCAATATCAGGTGGTGGTAAAACTGGATCAGTTTGATGGCACACCGGGGGGCAAAGCGTGGTTACGTGGGGTATGGCAACTTCAGGCGGGTAATGACGGAAAAATTCTTGCTACAGAGCCGGTGATGCTGACCCGCCAAACCCCGGAGGCGGGAGTGACGGGGCTGGTCAAAGCGCAAAGCGGTTTGCTGGCGGATTTGGCTAATCAGATTACGCGGGGTTTGGTGGCGCTTTAG